CCGGCCACCAGAAGGGGTGACGCAAGTTGGGATGAGCGGCTTTTATCTTATCTTGAATAATGATCCGGCATACGTTTGCCGTCACGGGCAAATCGGCTAGCGGTTATTTTTCTTCCGTAGAACATAGCTGCTTGACAGCAAAAAACATGCCCTACATTGCACGGAGTCCGGGGAGACGTGAGATCATGACCATCATGTCGTTGCATGTCCTGGAGTGTTGCAGTCAAACGCAAGACGGTGCTACCTGGGCTTGGATGTCCACTTGGCAAGACAACGACTGGAATGTCATGGTTGCCAAAAAAAACTTCACGGAGTTGAATCGACCAACGGAGCAAAGCAATGGCTTTGGAACATGATGTCATCGTTGTTGGGTCCGGCCCGGCTGGTGTCGGGTGCGCATTGCATGCCGCCCGGAGCGGCCTTTCCGTGCTCCTGCTGGACAAGGCCAGGTTTCCACGGGACAAACTTTGCGGGGAGACACTCTCCAGCGCCAGCGTTCATGAAATCGATTTGCTGGGCCTCCTGCCGGAAATGCTGGCACGTCCTCATGTGCGAGTGGATTTGGTCTCCTATTTTGCGCCATATGGCGAGCAGGTCACCGTCCCGCTGGCCAGGATAGATAAAAAAACACCTGTGGCCAGCATCATCTGTCGTCGAGTCATCCTGGACGACATGTTGCTTCAAGTTGCCAAGCAGCATGTTGACGTCATGGAAGGGTGCCATGTTCGCGGGATGCTTTTGGAAGATGGTCGGGCCCGCGGAGTGCGGGCGGATATCGGAGAGGGGCGGGAACTTTGGCTCCGAGGCAAGGTGGTAGTTGGGGCGGATGGGTTTCCTTCGTCGGTTGGTCGGCAGATGCGCATGCCCGGTTATCCGCTGTTTCGGGCCATGTCCGCGCGCGCGTACTATTCACCACTGCCCTTGCAGCCCGGACACATGGAGGTGTTTTATCCAGAGGAAATTCTTCCAGGATTTTGCTGGATCCATCGCACGGACGGAATCATGGCCAATGTTGGCCTGACCATGCCCATGGATATCATCAGGAAAAAGCGGATTGCTCCGCAAAAAGCCTTGGAGGCGGCGATATCCTTTCCCGCGGTGCGTGATCGCTTCAAGTACTCGGAACGAATCGGCAAGATCCAGGCCGCGGTTTTGCCCGTGGCCAACCCAATGCGCGAGGTCCATGGGGAGGGTTTCCTTCTGGTTGGAGATGCCGCCGGGGTCATAAATCCCTGCAGCATGGAAGGCATCTCCAATGCCCTCCAATCCGGGCGAATCGCCGCTGAAATTCTCGCGGA
This is a stretch of genomic DNA from Desulfonatronum thioautotrophicum. It encodes these proteins:
- a CDS encoding geranylgeranyl reductase family protein, translating into MALEHDVIVVGSGPAGVGCALHAARSGLSVLLLDKARFPRDKLCGETLSSASVHEIDLLGLLPEMLARPHVRVDLVSYFAPYGEQVTVPLARIDKKTPVASIICRRVILDDMLLQVAKQHVDVMEGCHVRGMLLEDGRARGVRADIGEGRELWLRGKVVVGADGFPSSVGRQMRMPGYPLFRAMSARAYYSPLPLQPGHMEVFYPEEILPGFCWIHRTDGIMANVGLTMPMDIIRKKRIAPQKALEAAISFPAVRDRFKYSERIGKIQAAVLPVANPMREVHGEGFLLVGDAAGVINPCSMEGISNALQSGRIAAEILAELHAQNAPMDEPHLRGYALRLWEELGPATSMANQLLGLRTPKAIASLIRSASRRPRNAGWISGILTGSAVPSEEVDTLLHYLRYFSK